One window of Tepidanaerobacter acetatoxydans Re1 genomic DNA carries:
- a CDS encoding L7Ae/L30e/S12e/Gadd45 family ribosomal protein, with product MLDKLKKASKKTIGTKQTLKAIEKDQVCMVFIAEDAEEHIVSELKRICKEKGIEVIAVNTMKELGDACGIQVGAASAAILNS from the coding sequence ATGCTTGATAAATTAAAAAAGGCCTCCAAAAAAACCATAGGTACCAAACAAACCTTAAAAGCTATCGAAAAGGATCAGGTTTGTATGGTTTTCATAGCTGAAGATGCTGAAGAGCATATAGTGTCTGAACTAAAAAGGATATGCAAAGAAAAAGGCATCGAAGTTATAGCTGTGAATACTATGAAGGAATTGGGGGATGCCTGTGGAATTCAGGTAGGGGCAGCCTCTGCTGCAATCTTAAATTCATAG
- the rpsL gene encoding 30S ribosomal protein S12, which translates to MPTINQLVKQGRKKVEYKSTAPALKGSPQKRGVCTVVKTTTPKKPNSALRKIARVRLTNGIEVTAYIPGIGHNLQEHSVVLLRGGRVKDLPGVRYHIIRGALDAAGVADRKQGRSLYGAKKPKKNS; encoded by the coding sequence TTGCCAACTATAAATCAATTGGTAAAACAGGGAAGAAAGAAAGTAGAGTACAAATCTACGGCTCCGGCCCTTAAAGGCTCACCCCAGAAACGAGGAGTATGTACCGTTGTTAAGACAACTACACCGAAAAAACCTAATTCGGCCTTAAGAAAGATTGCCAGGGTAAGGCTTACCAATGGTATTGAAGTTACAGCATACATTCCGGGTATTGGTCACAATTTACAGGAGCACTCGGTAGTGTTGCTTCGAGGAGGTAGGGTCAAGGACCTTCCCGGTGTCAGATATCATATTATCCGAGGAGCTTTGGATGCTGCCGGTGTGGCAGATCGCAAGCAGGGCAGGTCCCTTTATGGTGCCAAAAAGCCTAAGAAAAATAGTTAA
- the rpsG gene encoding 30S ribosomal protein S7, producing the protein MPRRGHVFRRPVEEDPIYGDKLVTKLINKVMYDGKKGVAQKNCYEAFEIIRQKTGKDPIEVFQEAMKNVMPVLEVRPRRVGGATYQVPSDVRQERRLTLGVRWLVDYARKRSERTMAERLAGEIMDAANNMGGAVKKKEETHKMAEANKAFAHYRW; encoded by the coding sequence ATGCCAAGACGTGGTCATGTATTTCGAAGGCCAGTTGAAGAAGATCCGATATATGGCGATAAACTGGTAACGAAACTTATTAACAAAGTCATGTATGATGGAAAAAAAGGCGTGGCTCAGAAGAACTGCTATGAGGCTTTTGAGATTATCAGGCAAAAAACTGGTAAAGATCCTATAGAAGTTTTTCAAGAAGCCATGAAAAATGTTATGCCTGTTCTTGAAGTTAGACCTAGGAGGGTTGGCGGAGCTACCTACCAAGTTCCTTCAGATGTCCGACAGGAAAGAAGATTGACACTTGGAGTGCGATGGTTGGTGGATTATGCCAGAAAACGCAGTGAAAGGACCATGGCAGAGAGATTAGCCGGAGAGATTATGGATGCGGCTAATAACATGGGTGGAGCAGTTAAGAAAAAGGAAGAAACCCACAAGATGGCCGAAGCCAATAAAGCCTTTGCACATTACAGATGGTAG